GGGCGATCGTCAGCATGCCAGCTATCCGTGTGGTCATTGGAAACTCCGTGGACAAACCTTGGACATACCTTGAACATAACCTTGACAAGGGCTGGACACAAAGATTACTTCCAGGGTCGAAGGTACCCATCGCCCTGGAGGACAGCTGTATGGGCCCCACGCCGTTCATCGCCGCTCAGCCCATGCCCGCTCCCTCGGTGGAGCAGGCGTGGCTGAAGCTGGTGCAGGCCCAGGTGCAGGGGTCCCTGGTGGAACTGCTCGAGCTGCCCGATGAGGCCGGGTTGGACATTCGTTGGACAGAAGCCCTTGGCCACGTCCGCGAGTTCGTGTTGCGCCCCTCGCGGCGGCTGCGTCCGGCGTTGCTGCTGGCCGGCTACTGCCTGGCACGGGGCTCGGCGGCGGCACCGGCGGGGCTGTGGCGCTTCGCGGCGGGGCTGGAGCTGCTGCACACCTGCCAGGTCATCCACGACGACGTGACGGAGGAGGCGGTGCTGCGGCGCGGAGGCCTGGCCATGCACTTCCTGCTGGCTCCGGGCCGCATCGGGCAGGATCTGGCGGTGGTGGTGGGGGATCATCTCTTCGCCCGCGCGCTGGAGACGATGCTGAGCGCGTCGCTGCCGGGCGCGGCGCAGGCCACGCAGTACTGCCTGCGCCTGTGCCGCTACACGGCGGTGGGGCAGTACGCGGCCCTGGAGCGCGGAGGCGTGTCGCCGGCCGACACGAGCGTGCGTCAGGCCCTGCGCGCGGTGCGCCTGAAGACGATGCGACAGGGCTTCTGCTCTCCGCTGGTGGGCGGGGCGATGCTGGCCGGCGCGGACGATGCGCTGCGGCTGCGGCTGGCGCGCGTGGGTTGCGACGTGGCGCTGGCCTGGCAGTTGCGAGAGGAGCTGATCGGCCTCTTCGGAGATGGTCGTGGCTCCGGCCGGGGCACGTCCTGCGACTTCACCCTGGGCCGGCGTACATTCCCGCTGGTGGCGGCCTGCTCGCGGGCCAGCCCGGAGGTTCGCCGGGAACTGGTGGCGCTGTGGGCGCTGCCCCCCGAGGCCAAGGATGACGCGGCGCTCGCGCGGGCGCGCCGGTTGGTGGAGGAGGCCGGGGGCCGGGTGGCCACGGAGCGCCTGGTGGCACGGGCCTCACGTGGCGCGGTGCGGGCGCTCGCGGCGCTGCCCAACCCCAATGGCCTGAGGGATTTGCTGCAGGCGCTCGTCGGCCAGTTGACCCACCGGATGGAATGAGAGGAGAAGCACCGTGAGCAGCGGCAAGCGACAGGCGGTGGTGGTGGGCGCGGGAGTGGGGGGACTCGCCGCGGCGGCGCGGCTGGCCCACCAGGGGTTCGACGTCCACCTCTTCGAGAAGACGGACGGCCCCGGTGGCCGCTGCAACCGGCTCCAGGTGGACGGCTTCACCTGGGACATCGGTCCCACCATCGTGCTCATGCCCGAGGTGTTCCAGGAGACGTTCGCCGCGCTCGGCCGGCGCCTGGAGGACTACCTCACGCTGCTGCGGTGCGATCCCAACTACCGCATCCACTACCGCGACGGCTCGGCCATCACCTTCACCTCCGAGCTGTGCACCATGGGGCAGGAGCTGGAGCGGATAGAGCCGGGCAGCTACGCGCGCTACCTCGCCTTCCTCGCGCAGGGCCGCACCCAGTACCGCACCAGCCTGGACCACCTGGTGGGCCGCAACTATTCGGGCATCAGCGACTACTTCGCGCCCTCGGTGCTCAAGAAGATCTTCCAGGTGCGCGCCCACCGCCGCATGTACGCGGACGTCAGCCGCTTCTTCCAGGACGAGCGGCTGCGCGCGGCGATGACCTTCCAGACGATGTACCTCGGGGTGTCGCCCTTCGCGTCGCCCGCGGTGTACGGGCTGTTGCCCTTCACCGAGCTGGGGGTGGGCGTGTGGTTCCCCAAGGGCGGGCTCTACGCCATTCCGCTCGCGCTGGAGAAGGTGGCGCGCGAGGAGGGCGTGCGGCTGCACTACGGCACGCCGGTGAAGCGCATCCTCACCGAGGGCTCGCGCGCCACGGGCGTGGAGCTCGAGAGCGGCGAGGTGGTGAAGGCGGACGTGGTGCTCTGTAATGCGGATCTCCCCTACGCGTACGAGAAGCTGTTGGATCCGGGCGTCACCCGGCTCAAGCGCGCGGAGAAGCTGCGCTTCACCTCCAGTGGCTACATGCTCTACCTGGGACTTCGCCGGCGCTATGACGGGTTGCACCACCACAACGTCGTTTTCGGCCACGACTACAAGGGCTCGTTCGAGGACCTCTTCGAGCGCTTCCGCGTGCCCGAGGATCCGAGCTTCTACGTGAATGCTCCGGCGCATACGGATCCGAGCCTGGCGCCTCCGGGCAAGGATGCCCTGTACGTCCTGGTGCCGGTGCCCCATCAGCACCCGGGCCTGGACTGGAAGGTGGAGGGCCCGAAGGTGCGCGCGAAGGTGCTGCGGCGCCTGGCGGAGCTGGGCTACCCGGAGCTGGAGCGGGACATCGAGGTGGAGCGTGTGTTCACGCCCGACGACTGGGCCTTCACCTTCAACCTGGCCCGGGGGAGCGCGTTCGGGCTGGCTCAAAACTTTATGCAGATTGGCCCCTTCCGACCCTCCAACCAGGATGCGCGGGTGCGGAACCTGTTCTTCGTGGGGGCCTCCACCCAGCCGGGGACCGGACTTCCCACGGTGCTCATCTCCGCGAGGCTGGTGGTGGAGCGTATCCTGGCCTGGTCGGGTGTGACGGATGTGGTGAAGGAGCCCCGGGGAGCCGGGCGCGGAGCAATCGAGGAGGCGGCATGAAGGCGCATGACAACACCCTGGTGGCACGTGGTTACGAGATGGCGGAGCGCGTGACTCGCAATCACGCCAAGAGCTTCTTCTTCGCCTCGTTCATGCTCTTCGGCATGCGGCGCAAGGCGGCCTTCGCGCTCTACGCGTACTGCCGGCGGCTGGATGACATGGTGGACGTGGCGGACGGGGCGGACCACGGCGCGGTGCCCGAGGGGTTGGGCGAGCGGCTGGTGCGCGCGCGCCGCGCGGTGGCCGAGCTCTTCCTGGAGACGCCGGAGCTGGCCGATCCACGCATGCCGCCGCCCGCCACGCGTGCCAGCGGTGGCGAGGGCCCGTGGGATGCGGCGGAGCTGGCCGCGCTGGTGGACTGCATCCGCCGCTTCCGCGTCCCCGAGCAGCCCATGCAGGACCTCATCTCCGGCATGGAGATGGACCTGACGAAGCGCCGCTACGACAGCTGGGCGGAGCTGGACCTGTACTGCTACCGGGTGGCGGGCGTGGTGGGGCTGATGATGGCGCCGATGCTGGGCTGCTCGGACGAGTGGGCGCTCGGGCCGGCGGCGGATCTGGGCCGCGCCATGCAGCTCACCAACATCCTCCGGGACGTGAAGGAGGACCTGGACCGCGACCGCGTCTACCTGCCGCTGGACGAGCTGGCCGCCTTCGAGCTGACGGTGGACGACCTGCGCCGGGGCGTGGTGGACGACCGCTGGCGCGGCTTCATGCGCTTCCAGATCGAACGGGCGCGCGCCTACTACGCGAGGGCGGCGGCGGGCATCCCCGCGCTCACCGGCTTCGGCTGCCAGCGCATGGTGAAGCTGATGGGCTCCATCTACGGGGACATCCTGCGCGTCATCGAGCAGAACGACTACGACGTCTTCAAGGGGCGGCTCTCGGTGCCGGGCTCGCGCAAGCTGGCGCTGGCCACCTCCATCCTCGTGCGGCCCTCGTCGGTGCTGCCCGCCCCACCGACTCCTGAAGTGAAGGTGCCGCTGCTGCCCACCGGCATCACCCCGGGAGTCAGTCCATGAGCGACGACAAGATACAGAAGCTGAAGGTGCGGCGCTCCTCGCGGCTGTCGGGCTTCTACCGTCAGTCGCCGGAGAGCCGCCGCACCCGGCTGGTGGAGTCGCGCTGGCTGGAGCCGGAGGATGCCGAGGCGTGCGCGGGCCTGGGCGGTTTCGACGAGGCCTGCGCGGACGCCATGGTGGAGAACGTCATCGGCCTGCACGGCCTGCCGCTGGGCCTGGCGCTCAACTTCGTGGTGAACGGGCAGGACCGGCTGGTGCCCATGTCGGTGGAGGAGCCCTCCATCATCGCCGCGGCCAGCTACGCCGCGCGCCTGTGCGCCGAGGGCGGCGGCTTCACCGTGACGGCGGATGAGCCCATCACCACCGCGCAGGTGCAGCTGCTGGACGTGCCCTCGCTGGCCGAGGCGGAGACGGTGCTGCGCACGCGGGCGCCCGAGCTGTTGGCCGAGGCCAATGGCCTGCTGGGGGCCATGTGCGCCCGGGGTGGAGGGGCGCGCGAGCTGGAGGTGCGCGTGCTGGACGCCACCACGCTCGTCGTCCACCTGCACGTGGACACCCGCGATGCCATGGGGGCCAACCTCGTCAACGGGCTGGCCGAGAAGATGGCACCTCGGCTCGCGGCCCTCACGCGAAGCCGGGCGGGGCTGAAGATCCTCACCAACCTGGCGGATCGCCGGAAGGTGTACGTGCGGACACGGGTTCCGGCGGCGGCGCTGGCCTTCGAGGGCTTCCCCGATGGCCAGGCGGTGCGGGATGCCATCCTGGAGGCGCACCTCTTCGCGGAGTTGGATCCGTACCGGGCCGTCACCCACAACAAGGGGGTGATGAACGGGGTGGACGCGGTGCTGGTGGCGTGCGGCAACGACTGGCGCGCGGTGGAGGCGGGAGCGCACGCGTACGCGGCCCGCTCGGGCGTGTACCGGCCACTCACGTCGTGGAGGAAGGGGCCCGAGGGCGAGCTGGAGGGGCAGCTGGTGATGCCGCTGGCCACCTCGACGGTGGGCGGAGCGGCGCGCACGCATCCGGGCGTGCGGCGGGCGCTGAAGCTGGCCTGCGTGAAGAGCGCGGTGGACCTGGCGTGCGTGGCGGCGGCGGCGGGACTGGCCACCAACCTGTCGGCCCTCAAGGCGCTGTCCACCGAGGGCATCCAGAAGGGACACATGGCGCTGCACGCGCGGCGCGTGGCGGCGGAGGTGGGGGCGGAGGGAGAGCTGGTGGAGATCGTCGCCGAGCGGCTGGCGCGCGAGCGCGTCTACCGGCCGGAGCGTGCGCGGGAGATCCTCGCCGAGGAGGTACGTCGGAAGGGGGCTTCGCGATGAAGACGATGCGTGTCGCGGTGGTGGGCGGCGGAATCGGAGGGCTGACGGCCGCCGGGCTCCTGGCGAAGGAGGGCCACGACGTCACGCTCTTCGAGGGAGGCCCTACCCTCGGGGGAAAGGCGCAGTGCGTGAAGGCGGACGGGCTCGTGTTCGACACCGGGCCCACGCTGCTCACGCTGCCGGAGGTGGTGAAGGGGCTGTTCGAGCGGCTGGGCGCGGCGGAGCTGCTGCCGCCCGTGACGGAGCTGGAGCCGCAGTGCACCTACCGCTTCGCGGACGGGTGCGGCTTCGTGGCGTACAAGGACCTCGAGCGCACCGCGGAGAGCGCGGGCGGGCTGCGCCCGAGCGAGCGGCACGGGGTGCATGGCTTCTATGAGGAGGCGGAGGCCATCTGGCGCGCCGCGGGCGAGCCATACCTGGAGGCCCCCTTCGAGGGCATGGCGGGCTTCATGGCGCGCGTGGCCCGGCGGGGCGTGGTGGCGATGGCCCGGGGCATGAGGCTGGCGACGTTGGACGATCTGGCGCGGGCGCACTTCAAGACGGACCACATGCGGCAGTTCGTGGGCCGCTTCGCCACGTACGCGGGGGCGTCGCCCTACGAGGTGAGCGCGGCGTATGCCCTCATCCCGCATATCGAGCGCGCGTACGGCGTGCACC
This DNA window, taken from Archangium lipolyticum, encodes the following:
- a CDS encoding polyprenyl synthetase family protein, encoding MGPTPFIAAQPMPAPSVEQAWLKLVQAQVQGSLVELLELPDEAGLDIRWTEALGHVREFVLRPSRRLRPALLLAGYCLARGSAAAPAGLWRFAAGLELLHTCQVIHDDVTEEAVLRRGGLAMHFLLAPGRIGQDLAVVVGDHLFARALETMLSASLPGAAQATQYCLRLCRYTAVGQYAALERGGVSPADTSVRQALRAVRLKTMRQGFCSPLVGGAMLAGADDALRLRLARVGCDVALAWQLREELIGLFGDGRGSGRGTSCDFTLGRRTFPLVAACSRASPEVRRELVALWALPPEAKDDAALARARRLVEEAGGRVATERLVARASRGAVRALAALPNPNGLRDLLQALVGQLTHRME
- a CDS encoding phytoene desaturase family protein is translated as MSSGKRQAVVVGAGVGGLAAAARLAHQGFDVHLFEKTDGPGGRCNRLQVDGFTWDIGPTIVLMPEVFQETFAALGRRLEDYLTLLRCDPNYRIHYRDGSAITFTSELCTMGQELERIEPGSYARYLAFLAQGRTQYRTSLDHLVGRNYSGISDYFAPSVLKKIFQVRAHRRMYADVSRFFQDERLRAAMTFQTMYLGVSPFASPAVYGLLPFTELGVGVWFPKGGLYAIPLALEKVAREEGVRLHYGTPVKRILTEGSRATGVELESGEVVKADVVLCNADLPYAYEKLLDPGVTRLKRAEKLRFTSSGYMLYLGLRRRYDGLHHHNVVFGHDYKGSFEDLFERFRVPEDPSFYVNAPAHTDPSLAPPGKDALYVLVPVPHQHPGLDWKVEGPKVRAKVLRRLAELGYPELERDIEVERVFTPDDWAFTFNLARGSAFGLAQNFMQIGPFRPSNQDARVRNLFFVGASTQPGTGLPTVLISARLVVERILAWSGVTDVVKEPRGAGRGAIEEAA
- a CDS encoding phytoene/squalene synthase family protein is translated as MKAHDNTLVARGYEMAERVTRNHAKSFFFASFMLFGMRRKAAFALYAYCRRLDDMVDVADGADHGAVPEGLGERLVRARRAVAELFLETPELADPRMPPPATRASGGEGPWDAAELAALVDCIRRFRVPEQPMQDLISGMEMDLTKRRYDSWAELDLYCYRVAGVVGLMMAPMLGCSDEWALGPAADLGRAMQLTNILRDVKEDLDRDRVYLPLDELAAFELTVDDLRRGVVDDRWRGFMRFQIERARAYYARAAAGIPALTGFGCQRMVKLMGSIYGDILRVIEQNDYDVFKGRLSVPGSRKLALATSILVRPSSVLPAPPTPEVKVPLLPTGITPGVSP
- a CDS encoding hydroxymethylglutaryl-CoA reductase, degradative gives rise to the protein MSDDKIQKLKVRRSSRLSGFYRQSPESRRTRLVESRWLEPEDAEACAGLGGFDEACADAMVENVIGLHGLPLGLALNFVVNGQDRLVPMSVEEPSIIAAASYAARLCAEGGGFTVTADEPITTAQVQLLDVPSLAEAETVLRTRAPELLAEANGLLGAMCARGGGARELEVRVLDATTLVVHLHVDTRDAMGANLVNGLAEKMAPRLAALTRSRAGLKILTNLADRRKVYVRTRVPAAALAFEGFPDGQAVRDAILEAHLFAELDPYRAVTHNKGVMNGVDAVLVACGNDWRAVEAGAHAYAARSGVYRPLTSWRKGPEGELEGQLVMPLATSTVGGAARTHPGVRRALKLACVKSAVDLACVAAAAGLATNLSALKALSTEGIQKGHMALHARRVAAEVGAEGELVEIVAERLARERVYRPERAREILAEEVRRKGASR